One window of the Pieris brassicae chromosome 2, ilPieBrab1.1, whole genome shotgun sequence genome contains the following:
- the LOC123720032 gene encoding transcription initiation factor IIE subunit beta — MDPALLREREAFRKKALATPSVEFKKKKDDSPFKDDSKKKSKSSSSASSAPKLDANNYKTMAGSSSYRFGVLARIVRHMRARHQEGDDHPLSLDEILDETNQLDVGNKIKQWLQSEALQNNPKIECTQDKYIFKPVYKIKDKKSLLRLLKQQDLKGLGGIFLEDVQESLPHCERALKNLAQEILYITRPTDKKKILFYNDKTANFDVDEEFVKLWRATAVDAMDDAKIEEYLEKQGIKSMQDHGPRKPIAPKRKKVSQKRRQFKKPRDNEHLADVLETYDDNTLTQKGVSIK; from the exons atggaTCCTGCCCTGCTTCGAGAACGTGAGGCGTTTAGGAAAAAGGCACTCGCGACACCAAG TGTTGAATTCAAGAAAAAGAAAGATGACTCCCCGTTCAAAGATGATAGCAAAAAGAAATCCAAATCCAGCTCCTCTGCTAGTTCTGCACCAAAGCTTGATGCCAAcaa ttaCAAGACTATGGCAGGCAGCTCTTCATACAGATTTGGAGTTCTTGCTAGAATTGTTAGACATATGAGAGCAAGACATCAAGAAGGGGATGACCACCCATTGTCTTTAGATGAAATTCTAGATGAAACCAACCAATTGGATGTAGGAAATAAGATTAAACAG TGGCTACAATCAGAGGCTTTACAAAACAATCCAAAAATTGAATGTACACaggataaatatatatttaagccagtatataaaataaaggacAAGAAGTCATTATTAAg gtTATTAAAGCAACAAGATCTCAAAGGTCTGGGTGGAATATTTTTAGAAGATGTACAAGAATCATTACCACATTGTGAGCGTGCTCTTAAAAATCTAGCTCAAGAAATATTGTACATAACCAGACCCACTGATAAGaaaaagattttgttttataatgataaaacaGCAAATTTTGAT GTAGATGAAGAATTTGTGAAATTATGGCGAGCAACAGCTGTAGATGCTATGGATGATGCCAAGATTGAAGAATATCTAGAGAAACAGGGTATCAAGTCGATGCAAGATCATGGTCCCAGAAAACCTATTGCACCAAAAAGAAAGAAAGTTTCACAAAAAAGACGACAGTTCAAAAAGCCGCGAGATAATGAACATTTGGCAGATGTTCTTGAAACTTATGATGACAATACATTGACTCAAAAGGGTGtatcaatcaaataa